A stretch of Pseudomonas sp. LRP2-20 DNA encodes these proteins:
- the mnmH gene encoding tRNA 2-selenouridine(34) synthase MnmH, which produces MRPDCTDFQQLFLNDAPMMDMRAPIEFAKGAFPGTVNLPLMNDLERQKVGTCYKQQGQAAAITLGHQLVSGATLRERLHAWVSFAKKHPDGYLYCARGGLRSLLVQNVLRDEAGIDYPRIKGGYKAMRSFLLNTTQQAVEQCDFILVGGLTGTGKTDVLHQLGNALDLEGHANHRGSSFGKRATAQPAQIDFENRLAVDVLKKRARGINQFVLEDEGRIVGSCSVPLELYHGMQHYPMVWLEDSFDNRIDRLLRDYGISLFAEFLDRYGEDQGRQLYAERLTQSMANIRKRLGGERYQRMSELLRQALEKQLRSGEVDLHRGWLEVLLKEYYDPMYAYQREAKAERIEFAGDGLEVREYLKTRALR; this is translated from the coding sequence ATGCGCCCCGACTGCACCGACTTCCAGCAACTGTTCCTGAACGACGCGCCGATGATGGACATGCGCGCGCCGATCGAATTTGCCAAGGGGGCCTTCCCCGGCACCGTCAACCTGCCGCTGATGAATGACCTGGAGCGGCAGAAGGTCGGCACCTGCTACAAGCAACAGGGCCAGGCCGCCGCCATCACCCTCGGCCACCAGCTGGTCAGCGGCGCCACCCTGCGCGAGCGCCTGCACGCCTGGGTCAGTTTTGCCAAAAAGCATCCCGATGGTTACCTGTACTGTGCCCGCGGCGGCCTGCGCTCACTGCTCGTGCAAAACGTGTTGCGCGACGAGGCCGGCATCGACTACCCGCGGATCAAGGGTGGCTACAAGGCGATGCGCAGCTTCCTGCTGAACACCACCCAGCAGGCCGTCGAGCAATGCGATTTCATCCTTGTCGGCGGCCTTACCGGCACCGGCAAGACCGATGTCTTGCACCAGCTTGGCAACGCGCTGGATCTCGAGGGCCATGCCAACCACCGCGGTTCCAGCTTCGGCAAGCGTGCCACCGCACAGCCGGCGCAGATCGACTTCGAGAACAGGCTGGCCGTCGATGTGCTGAAGAAACGTGCCCGTGGCATCAACCAGTTCGTGCTTGAGGATGAAGGCCGTATCGTCGGCAGTTGCTCGGTACCGCTGGAGCTGTATCACGGCATGCAGCACTACCCGATGGTGTGGCTGGAGGACAGCTTCGACAACCGTATAGACCGCCTGCTGCGCGACTACGGGATAAGTCTCTTCGCCGAATTCCTCGACAGGTACGGTGAAGACCAAGGCCGCCAGCTGTATGCCGAACGGCTGACGCAAAGCATGGCCAACATTCGCAAGCGGCTGGGTGGCGAGCGCTACCAGCGTATGTCCGAACTGCTGCGCCAGGCGCTGGAGAAGCAGCTGCGCAGTGGCGAGGTGGATCTGCACCGTGGCTGGCTCGAGGTCTTGCTCAAGGAGTATTACGACCCGATGTACGCCTATCAACGCGAGGCCAAGGCCGAGCGCATCGAGTTCGCCGGGGATGGCCTGGAAGTGCGCGAATACCTGAAGACCCGCGCACTGCGCTGA
- the selD gene encoding selenide, water dikinase SelD: protein MSEPIRLTQYSHGAGCGCKISPKVLDVILAESGAQALDPKLWVGNASRDDAAVYALDDERGVVSTTDFFMPIVDDPYDFGRIAATNAISDIYAMGGDPLMAIAILGWPVNVLPPEVAREVIRGGRAVCAEAGIPLAGGHSIDAPEPIFGLAVTGVVSKRHLKRNDTATAGCRLYLTKPLGIGILTTAEKKAKLREQDQGLARDWMCTLNTPGSRFGKLDGVKAMTDVTGFGLLGHLVELAEGSGLTALLDYAAVPRLPSVDHYMVEGCIPGGTLRNFDSYGHKLGRLTDEQKHLLCDPQTSGGLLVAVTPEGEAEFLALAAELGLNLAPIGVLVERQSHAVEVN, encoded by the coding sequence ATGAGCGAGCCGATTCGCCTGACCCAGTACAGCCACGGTGCCGGCTGTGGCTGCAAGATCTCCCCCAAGGTGCTGGATGTGATCCTTGCCGAAAGCGGCGCCCAGGCCCTGGACCCGAAGTTGTGGGTCGGCAATGCCTCGCGTGACGATGCCGCCGTGTATGCCCTGGACGACGAGCGCGGGGTGGTTTCGACCACTGATTTCTTCATGCCGATCGTCGACGACCCTTACGATTTCGGTCGCATCGCCGCGACCAACGCCATCAGCGACATCTACGCCATGGGCGGCGACCCGCTGATGGCCATCGCCATCCTCGGCTGGCCAGTCAACGTGCTGCCACCGGAAGTCGCCCGCGAAGTGATCCGCGGTGGCCGCGCCGTGTGCGCCGAGGCCGGCATTCCGCTGGCCGGCGGCCACTCCATCGACGCCCCCGAGCCGATCTTCGGCCTGGCTGTCACCGGTGTGGTCAGCAAACGCCACCTCAAGCGCAACGACACCGCCACCGCCGGCTGCCGCCTGTACCTGACCAAGCCGCTGGGCATCGGCATCCTCACTACCGCCGAGAAGAAGGCCAAGCTGCGCGAGCAGGACCAGGGCCTGGCACGCGACTGGATGTGCACGCTAAACACGCCGGGCAGCCGCTTCGGCAAGCTCGATGGGGTCAAGGCAATGACCGACGTGACCGGTTTCGGCCTGCTCGGCCACCTGGTCGAGCTGGCCGAAGGCAGTGGCCTGACCGCTCTGCTGGACTATGCCGCCGTACCGCGCCTGCCAAGTGTCGACCACTACATGGTCGAGGGCTGCATCCCTGGCGGGACCTTGCGCAACTTCGACAGCTACGGGCACAAGCTCGGTAGGCTGACCGACGAGCAGAAGCACCTGTTGTGCGACCCGCAGACCAGCGGTGGCCTGCTGGTTGCCGTTACCCCTGAAGGCGAAGCCGAGTTCCTCGCGCTGGCCGCCGAACTGGGCCTGAACCTGGCGCCGATCGGCGTGCTGGTCGAGCGACAGAGCCATGCGGTCGAGGTGAACTGA
- a CDS encoding putative selenate ABC transporter substrate-binding protein — MLKRPLALAAGLVLSCCAVVAQAADTLRVSAIPDEAPTELLRKFEPLGKYLSKQLGMDVKFVPVADYPAVVESLASDRLDMAWLGGFTFVQVHLKDPTATPLVQREQDAQFTSKFITANPAVKSLADLKGKSFAFGSISSTSGSLMPRYFMLKEDNIKPESYFSRVAYSGAHDATVAWVQAGKVDGGVLNASVWQKLVDAGKVDTSKVKVFATTPAYYDYNWTVRGNMDPALKEKIKKAFLDLDPANPEHKAILDLQAASRFIETKPENYAGTEQAAREAGLLK, encoded by the coding sequence ATGCTCAAACGCCCCCTGGCGCTCGCCGCCGGCCTCGTGCTGTCCTGCTGTGCCGTTGTTGCCCAGGCTGCCGACACCTTGCGGGTCAGTGCCATCCCCGACGAGGCGCCGACTGAACTGCTGCGCAAGTTCGAGCCACTGGGCAAGTACCTGTCCAAGCAGTTGGGCATGGACGTGAAATTCGTCCCGGTAGCCGACTACCCGGCGGTGGTCGAGTCGCTGGCCAGCGACCGCCTGGACATGGCCTGGCTGGGTGGTTTCACCTTTGTCCAGGTGCACCTGAAAGACCCGACCGCCACGCCGCTGGTGCAGCGTGAGCAGGACGCCCAGTTCACCTCCAAGTTCATCACCGCCAACCCGGCCGTGAAGAGCCTGGCCGACCTCAAGGGCAAGTCGTTCGCCTTCGGTTCGATCTCGTCCACCTCGGGCAGCCTGATGCCGCGTTACTTCATGCTCAAGGAAGACAACATCAAGCCTGAAAGCTACTTCAGCCGCGTGGCCTATTCCGGTGCCCACGACGCCACTGTCGCCTGGGTGCAGGCCGGCAAGGTCGATGGCGGCGTGCTCAATGCCAGCGTCTGGCAAAAGCTGGTCGATGCCGGCAAGGTCGACACCAGCAAGGTCAAGGTGTTCGCCACCACGCCGGCCTACTACGACTACAACTGGACCGTGCGCGGCAACATGGACCCGGCGCTGAAAGAAAAGATCAAGAAGGCCTTCCTCGACCTCGACCCGGCCAACCCGGAGCACAAGGCGATCCTCGACCTGCAGGCGGCCAGCCGCTTCATCGAGACCAAGCCCGAGAACTATGCGGGTACCGAGCAAGCCGCACGTGAGGCCGGCCTGCTCAAGTGA
- a CDS encoding phosphonate ABC transporter ATP-binding protein, whose amino-acid sequence MTIHVHGAGLRHGQVRALDAVSLSIAKGERVAIIGPSGAGKSSLLHLMATAVQPSSGHLELFGEQPWALSTGARQRLRARIGLVHQAPPLPPRQRVVTAVLAGRLGQWGLLRGLLNLVYPTDVPGARQALAELGLADKLFVQCGQLSGGQLQRVGIARALYQRPEVLLTDEPVSAMDPVLADHSLALLNRHAQANGVTLVASLHAVDLALAHFARVIGIRDGQVAFDCPAEAVTEQLLDALYANEQLGSPVQAQGPTLTVQIPRC is encoded by the coding sequence GTGACTATTCATGTACACGGCGCCGGCCTGCGCCACGGCCAGGTCCGCGCGCTCGATGCGGTCAGCCTGAGCATCGCCAAGGGTGAGCGGGTAGCGATCATCGGCCCTTCGGGGGCCGGCAAGTCCAGCTTGCTGCACCTGATGGCTACCGCCGTGCAGCCCAGCAGCGGGCACCTGGAACTGTTCGGTGAGCAGCCCTGGGCGCTGTCTACCGGGGCGCGCCAGCGCCTGCGCGCGCGCATTGGCCTGGTTCACCAGGCACCGCCACTGCCGCCGCGCCAGCGCGTGGTGACGGCGGTGCTCGCAGGGCGCCTGGGGCAGTGGGGCCTGCTGCGTGGGCTGCTCAACCTGGTGTATCCGACCGACGTGCCGGGCGCGCGCCAGGCCTTGGCCGAGCTGGGCCTGGCCGACAAGCTGTTCGTCCAGTGCGGGCAGTTGTCCGGTGGCCAGTTGCAGCGGGTCGGCATTGCCCGGGCGTTGTATCAGCGCCCGGAAGTGCTGTTGACCGACGAGCCGGTGTCGGCCATGGACCCGGTTTTGGCCGATCACAGCCTGGCCCTGCTCAATCGCCATGCCCAGGCCAATGGCGTGACCCTGGTGGCCAGCCTGCATGCGGTGGACCTGGCGCTGGCGCACTTTGCGCGGGTGATTGGTATTCGTGATGGGCAGGTGGCGTTCGACTGCCCGGCCGAGGCGGTGACCGAGCAGTTGCTGGATGCGCTGTACGCCAACGAACAGCTGGGCTCGCCCGTGCAAGCCCAAGGGCCGACCCTGACCGTGCAGATTCCGCGATGCTGA
- a CDS encoding PhnE/PtxC family ABC transporter permease produces the protein MLKADARDPAGLPRLLLTLLALAVLWPGLQLSELNPGVLLQAENRQQIASFTRGFWPPAHSAEFLTLLYESTLQTLAVATAGMALALLLAVPTSLLASRALSLRAASRGGRAGPWSRLLRLPVRGLLIFLRSVPEIVWALLFVRAVGLGPTAGVLAIAITYSGMLGKVYAEIFESVDQRPAHALLQGGSGRLTAFFYGILPSASAEVVSYTVYRWECAVRASVVMGFVGAGGLGQQIDLSMRMFAGGEVASMLLAFLGLVLLADLLSRFLRGRLA, from the coding sequence ATGCTGAAGGCCGACGCCCGCGACCCGGCTGGGTTGCCGCGGTTGCTGCTGACCTTGCTGGCGCTGGCTGTGCTGTGGCCAGGGCTGCAATTGAGCGAACTGAACCCGGGTGTTTTGCTGCAGGCGGAAAACCGTCAGCAGATCGCCAGCTTCACCCGTGGGTTCTGGCCACCGGCACACAGTGCCGAATTCCTCACGTTGTTGTACGAGTCCACCTTGCAGACGCTGGCCGTGGCGACAGCTGGCATGGCCTTGGCGCTGTTGCTGGCGGTTCCGACCAGCCTGCTGGCAAGCCGTGCGCTGTCACTGCGCGCCGCCTCTCGTGGTGGCCGGGCAGGGCCGTGGTCGCGCTTGTTGCGCTTGCCCGTTCGCGGCCTGCTGATATTCCTGCGCAGCGTGCCGGAGATCGTCTGGGCGCTGCTGTTCGTGCGGGCCGTGGGCTTGGGGCCGACGGCCGGGGTGCTGGCCATCGCCATTACCTACAGCGGCATGCTCGGCAAGGTGTACGCGGAAATCTTCGAATCGGTCGACCAGCGCCCGGCGCATGCCTTGCTGCAGGGTGGCAGCGGCCGGTTGACGGCATTCTTCTACGGCATCCTGCCCAGTGCGTCGGCTGAAGTGGTGTCCTACACCGTGTACCGCTGGGAGTGTGCCGTGCGTGCGTCGGTGGTGATGGGGTTTGTCGGTGCCGGCGGGTTGGGGCAGCAGATCGACCTGTCGATGCGCATGTTCGCCGGGGGCGAGGTGGCCAGCATGCTGCTGGCGTTCCTCGGCCTGGTGCTGTTGGCCGACCTGCTCAGCCGCTTCCTGCGTGGGAGGCTGGCATGA
- the phnE gene encoding phosphonate ABC transporter, permease protein PhnE → MNRVINLLVIVAIVAAVVASFGYLELDLHALVDDGGLGQMGKYAARFLHPDLSGEHLQAVGRGALETLAMSGLGTLLAMVLGMLLALPAAGRFGWPLQSLARLLLNALRAIPELVWAALTVLAAGLGPNAGTLALALHTSGVLGRLFAEALENAPAEPAAAIRLQGSGQVAAFCFGTLPNLWPQLLAYSLYRWENNIRMASVLGFVGAGGLGQMLYTTLSLFQEAQASTVIMAMLLLVLLVDAFSDVLRQRYVRA, encoded by the coding sequence ATGAACCGGGTGATCAACCTGCTGGTGATCGTGGCCATCGTGGCGGCGGTGGTGGCGTCGTTCGGTTATCTGGAGCTGGACCTGCACGCCCTGGTGGACGATGGCGGGCTGGGGCAAATGGGTAAGTACGCCGCGCGCTTCCTGCATCCGGACCTGTCCGGCGAGCACTTGCAGGCGGTGGGTCGCGGCGCGCTGGAAACGCTGGCCATGTCGGGCCTGGGCACGCTGCTGGCAATGGTCCTCGGCATGCTGTTGGCCCTGCCGGCGGCGGGGCGCTTCGGTTGGCCGCTGCAATCGCTGGCACGTTTGCTGCTCAATGCCCTGCGAGCCATACCCGAGTTGGTATGGGCGGCATTGACCGTACTGGCGGCAGGGCTGGGGCCCAATGCCGGTACTCTGGCCTTGGCGCTGCACACCTCAGGGGTGCTTGGGCGACTGTTCGCCGAGGCGCTGGAGAATGCGCCGGCGGAGCCCGCGGCGGCCATTCGCCTGCAGGGTAGCGGGCAGGTGGCGGCGTTCTGTTTCGGCACCCTGCCGAACCTGTGGCCGCAATTGCTGGCGTACAGCTTGTACCGCTGGGAGAACAACATTCGCATGGCCAGTGTGCTGGGCTTTGTCGGGGCAGGGGGGCTGGGGCAGATGCTCTATACAACCCTGAGCCTGTTCCAGGAGGCCCAGGCCAGTACGGTGATCATGGCCATGTTGCTGCTGGTGTTGTTGGTTGATGCCTTCAGTGATGTGCTGCGCCAGCGCTATGTGCGTGCCTGA
- a CDS encoding bestrophin family protein, with translation MKDVIARKYRLIVKTFGYIGWSLFWLMLWDVLVTIDFMLFFNSKFTLPLIPLTLLGSALVVLVSFRNSSAYNRWWEARTLWGALVNSSRSFARQTLTLIDDPEDGLNPVKATLLRRHIAYVNCLAAHLKGEPCPDALMAFIPPGEFERRNRSNNFANDILGGSAALLAREYQAGRLDSIRLARLESTLVDLSNAQGGMERIANTPLPYPYVYFPRLFITLFCLIVPVGLVESLGWFTPLASTVVGFMLLAIERIGTDLQSPFRFSEHQIQMDTICETIERNLESMQREAQCGELVQ, from the coding sequence GTGAAAGACGTCATCGCCCGCAAATACCGCCTGATCGTCAAGACCTTCGGCTACATCGGCTGGTCGCTGTTCTGGCTGATGCTCTGGGACGTGCTGGTCACCATCGATTTCATGCTGTTCTTCAACAGCAAGTTCACCCTGCCGCTGATCCCGCTGACCTTGCTGGGTTCGGCGCTGGTGGTGCTGGTGAGCTTTCGCAACAGCAGCGCCTACAACCGCTGGTGGGAAGCGCGGACCTTGTGGGGGGCGCTGGTGAACAGTTCGCGCAGCTTCGCCCGGCAGACGCTGACACTGATCGATGACCCCGAAGACGGACTGAACCCGGTCAAGGCGACCTTGCTGCGCCGGCATATCGCCTATGTGAACTGCCTGGCGGCGCACCTGAAGGGCGAGCCCTGCCCGGACGCGCTGATGGCGTTCATCCCGCCGGGTGAGTTTGAACGGCGCAACCGTTCGAACAACTTCGCCAACGACATTCTGGGTGGCTCGGCGGCGTTGCTGGCCAGGGAATACCAGGCGGGAAGGCTCGACAGCATTCGCCTGGCGCGGCTGGAGTCGACGCTGGTGGACCTGTCCAACGCCCAGGGCGGCATGGAGCGGATCGCCAATACGCCGCTGCCCTACCCCTACGTGTATTTCCCACGGCTGTTCATCACCCTGTTCTGCCTGATCGTACCAGTGGGGCTGGTTGAATCGCTGGGCTGGTTCACGCCACTGGCGTCTACGGTGGTGGGGTTCATGCTGCTGGCGATCGAACGGATCGGGACAGATCTGCAGAGCCCGTTTCGCTTCAGTGAGCATCAGATCCAGATGGATACGATTTGCGAGACCATTGAGCGGAATCTGGAGTCGATGCAGCGCGAAGCGCAGTGTGGGGAGTTGGTGCAGTAA
- a CDS encoding GNAT family N-acetyltransferase — MHLTHRTVEPNDIPIICSFPQEPDELFYMFPKASYPLTPMQLSEAIAQRSGSTVVEGDGLVLGFANFYKAEHGGICALGNVVVAPAARGQGVARYLVQCMVDLAREQFAAREVWVSCFNHNTAGLLLYPQLGFVPFAIEERQARDGRRVALVQMKQHVQ, encoded by the coding sequence ATGCACCTCACTCACCGTACCGTTGAACCCAATGACATTCCCATCATCTGCAGCTTTCCACAGGAGCCGGACGAGCTGTTCTACATGTTCCCCAAGGCCAGCTACCCGTTGACGCCCATGCAACTGAGCGAGGCCATCGCCCAGCGCAGCGGTTCGACCGTGGTCGAGGGCGATGGCCTGGTGCTGGGTTTCGCCAACTTCTACAAGGCCGAGCACGGCGGTATCTGCGCCCTCGGCAACGTGGTGGTCGCCCCCGCCGCTCGCGGTCAGGGGGTGGCGCGTTACCTGGTGCAATGCATGGTCGACCTGGCCCGCGAGCAGTTCGCGGCGCGGGAGGTCTGGGTGTCGTGCTTCAACCACAACACGGCGGGTTTGCTGCTTTATCCACAGCTTGGCTTTGTACCTTTTGCCATCGAAGAGCGGCAGGCTCGGGATGGCAGGCGGGTAGCGTTAGTGCAGATGAAACAACACGTTCAGTAA
- a CDS encoding trypsin-like peptidase domain-containing protein, whose product MLLSGCNGMPTAYVSDPVYDQAFVVTSGAPLPMLLMATAIQWNEDFAVTAKHTPFLPNVVHEGLGDVVFFKHKASKVPQWRQFVPGESVTAVGFNSFMMPVQGKGRTLDSLVRLEGTPSSVFYSVHDGPITKGMSGGPVFADDGKVVGMNVAFIAKDGIDARNRPDLASKARVSVFLSYSEIDKEWRRFQYLVHKGKSHGAPAAIQGYVTVASKL is encoded by the coding sequence ATGCTGCTGAGTGGGTGCAATGGAATGCCAACCGCATACGTTTCAGATCCCGTCTACGACCAGGCTTTTGTCGTCACCTCCGGTGCCCCCCTGCCAATGCTGCTGATGGCCACTGCCATCCAGTGGAACGAAGACTTTGCCGTCACCGCCAAGCACACACCATTCCTGCCCAATGTGGTGCACGAAGGCTTGGGGGACGTGGTGTTCTTCAAGCACAAGGCCAGCAAGGTGCCGCAGTGGCGTCAGTTCGTGCCGGGCGAGTCGGTGACCGCAGTCGGCTTCAACAGCTTCATGATGCCGGTGCAAGGCAAGGGCCGCACGCTCGACTCCCTGGTGCGACTCGAAGGCACGCCGAGCAGCGTTTTCTATTCGGTGCATGATGGCCCTATCACCAAGGGCATGTCCGGAGGCCCGGTGTTCGCCGATGACGGCAAGGTGGTCGGGATGAACGTCGCCTTCATCGCCAAGGATGGGATCGATGCCCGCAACCGCCCGGATCTGGCCAGCAAGGCACGGGTGAGCGTGTTCCTCTCGTACAGCGAAATCGACAAGGAATGGCGGCGCTTTCAGTACCTGGTGCACAAGGGCAAATCACACGGCGCGCCAGCCGCAATCCAAGGCTACGTGACAGTCGCCAGCAAACTCTGA
- a CDS encoding Fic family protein, translating to MSLPNKILVALQGGQALSSRELAERTDASWSTVKRHLEVLLESGQVEREKDGRTTRYRQAVAGTQLAESSVEWGASAAIPWSPESRVLRASLLRPLAVREAVTYQRGLVDSYQPNQTAWLPSALAAALEVEGRMRGQQPAGTYARKVLEPLLIDLSWSSSHLEGNRYTLLDTERLFKSGVTDGDLDAVMLLNHKAAIEFMVDAVPEYGLNAAVISNLHALLMQDLLADGTALGSIRQTVVNISGTTYFPTQVPSLLEEMFEQVLDKARQVKNPIEAAFFLWVNLAYLQPFEDGNKRTSRLAANIPLLLYNCSPLSFLDVDPQDYALAMMGVYEQRDMAMAADLFVWVYRRSISKYGVMLEAMGVPDLVRLRYRELLNEAINAVVRERMTVAQVVAGLDLPAEENVQFEPLLRNELDILALHNCARYRLTLNQVKAWIDAGRPC from the coding sequence ATGAGTTTGCCAAACAAGATTCTGGTCGCTTTGCAGGGCGGCCAGGCCCTCAGTTCTCGTGAACTAGCAGAGCGCACTGACGCAAGTTGGTCGACGGTCAAGCGCCATCTTGAGGTATTGCTCGAGTCGGGCCAGGTCGAGCGTGAGAAAGACGGGCGCACCACGCGTTACCGGCAGGCGGTTGCAGGAACCCAGCTTGCCGAAAGCTCCGTGGAGTGGGGCGCCTCGGCCGCAATCCCCTGGTCACCGGAAAGTCGCGTGCTTCGTGCATCGCTGCTTCGGCCTCTGGCAGTGCGCGAAGCGGTCACCTATCAGCGTGGCTTGGTTGACAGCTATCAACCGAATCAGACTGCGTGGTTGCCTTCCGCGCTGGCTGCCGCGCTTGAAGTCGAGGGGCGGATGCGGGGGCAGCAACCGGCAGGCACCTATGCGCGCAAGGTGCTGGAGCCCTTGTTGATCGACCTCTCGTGGTCTTCCTCACACCTTGAAGGTAACCGGTACACGCTGCTCGACACGGAAAGGTTGTTCAAAAGTGGTGTAACGGACGGCGATCTGGACGCGGTCATGCTGCTCAACCACAAGGCCGCCATCGAGTTCATGGTAGATGCGGTGCCCGAGTATGGGCTGAACGCGGCAGTGATAAGCAACCTGCATGCCCTGCTGATGCAGGACCTGCTTGCCGATGGCACGGCGTTGGGCAGCATTCGCCAGACCGTGGTGAACATCAGTGGTACCACGTACTTTCCGACCCAGGTGCCTTCGCTGCTGGAAGAAATGTTCGAACAGGTGCTGGACAAGGCGCGACAGGTGAAGAACCCGATCGAGGCAGCCTTCTTCCTCTGGGTAAATCTTGCTTACCTGCAACCTTTCGAGGATGGCAACAAACGCACGAGCCGGCTGGCGGCCAACATCCCGTTGTTGCTCTACAACTGCTCGCCGTTATCGTTTCTGGATGTGGATCCGCAGGACTATGCGTTGGCCATGATGGGCGTGTACGAGCAGCGTGACATGGCCATGGCGGCGGACTTGTTCGTCTGGGTGTATCGCCGCTCCATAAGCAAGTATGGGGTGATGCTCGAAGCAATGGGTGTTCCCGATCTGGTTCGTCTGCGTTATCGAGAGCTGCTGAACGAGGCGATCAATGCGGTCGTTCGTGAGCGCATGACGGTGGCTCAAGTGGTGGCTGGGCTGGATCTGCCAGCAGAAGAGAACGTACAGTTCGAACCGCTGTTGCGCAACGAACTGGATATTCTCGCACTGCACAACTGTGCCCGTTATCGGCTTACCTTGAATCAGGTGAAGGCATGGATTGATGCAGGGCGCCCCTGCTGA